From the Jilunia laotingensis genome, the window AGCTGGTAAATAACAAAGTAATTGTTCCCAGTGAAGAGGAAATCGAACGCAACCCGAGGTCACGAAGTGCCAAACTGAGGATTGCGGAAAAGAAAGAAGAGAAATAGTAAGGGTGAAGGGAGCATGGAGAAGGAAGAGGAAAAAACAAATAAGGCAGGAAAGAAGAAGAAAAGAACTTCATTCAAGAGCATACTGGGAGGTGACATTCTGGCTACGGACTTTTTCCGCCGCCAGACTCGCCTGATAGTGCTTATTATGGTGTTTGTCATCTTCTATATCCACAACCGTTATGCCAGCCAGCAACAACAAATCGAGATAGACCGGCTGAAACAGGAACTTATCGACATTAAGTACGATGCACTGACACGCAGTTCGGAGTTAATGGAGAAAAGCAGGCAATCGCGCATCGAAGAGTATATCTCGACCAAAGAGAGCGATTTGCAGACTTCGACCCATCCACCTTATTTAATTGAGAATTGAAAACTTAGATTGATAAATGAAAGAGAGAAAGACTCTCGCAATTTGTAACTCGAAAACCAATAGTGGCAGTTAATAAGAAAAATATAATGACCCGTTACTTCTTCGTCATCCTCCTGATGGGGCTGATAGGAGTAGCTATTGTTGTCAAGGCAGGCATCACGATGTTTGCCGAACGGCAATACTGGCAGGATGTCGCCGACCGGTTCGTCAAAGAGAATGTCACGGTAAAGCCCAACCGGGGGAACATCATCTCCGCCGATGGCAAGCTGATGGCAAGTTCCCTTCCCGAATACCGCATCTACATGGACTTCAAAGCCGGTGCCCCGGCAAAGATCGACTCGCTAAAAAAACATATGAACGAAATCTGCGAAGGGCTGCATCAGATATTCCCCGATAAAAGTGCCGCTGAATTCAAAGCCCATCTTCAAAAAGGGATGAAAAAAGGAAGCAGGAATTACCTCATTTACCCAAAGCGTATCTCTTACATCCAATATAAAGAAGCCAAACGGTTGCCGGTATTCAATATGAACAAATACAAAGGCGGCTTCCATGAACTAGCTTACAACCAACGGAAGAAACCGTTCGGTTCACTGGCAGCCCGTACGCTGGGCGATTTGTATGCTGACACAGCACAAGGTGCAAAGAATGGCATCGAACTCGCATTCGACACATTACTGAAAGGAAGGGACGGAATCACGCACCGCCAGAAAGTGATGAACAAATACCTAAATATCGTTGACATTCCTCCGGTGGACGGATGCGACCTTATCTCCACAATCGATGTAGGTATGCAGGACATCTGCGAGAAAGCACTCGTGGACAAACTGCAAGAAATAAATGCCACCGTAGGCGTAGCCGTACTCATGGAAGTAGCGACCGGAGAGGTAAAAGCCATCGTCAACATGATGAAGGGTGTAGACGGAGGATATTACGAGATGCGCAACAATGCCATCAGCGATATGCTCGAACCGGGATCGACCTTCAAAACAGCTTCTATCATGGTGGCTCTGGAAGATGGATACATCACTCCGGATTATGAAGTAGATACAGGCAACGGTATTAAGATGATGTACGGCCGGCCGATGAAAGACCATAACTGGTATCGCGGTGGATACGGAAGAATCAACGTGACCCGGATTTTGGAAGTTTCGTCCAACGTGGGTACATCCAGCATCATCGACCAGTTCTATCACAGTAACCCCCAGAAGTTTGTCGACGGGCTGAAACGTATGAGTATCGACCAACCACTGCATCTACAGATAGCCGGAGAGGGAAAACCGAACATCAAAGGCCCTAAAGAACGTTATTTTGCGAAGACTACCCTCCCTTGGATGAGCATCGGATACGAAACCCAAGTGCCTCCAATGAATATCCTGACATTCTATAACGCCATTGCCAACAACGGGGTCATGGTACGCCCCAAGTTCGTAAAAGCAGCTATGAAGGACGGAGAAATCGTTGAAGAGTTTCCAACAGAGGTGATTAATCCGAAGATATGTTCGGATCGTACTTTGCAGCAAATCCATGAGATTCTTTATAAAGTGGTTCACCAGGGATTAGCCAAGCCCGCTGGAAGCAAACAGTTCTCGGTATCCGGAAAAACGGGTACGGCACAGATCTCCCAAGGAGCCGCAGGCTACAAAACCGGACGAACCAATTATCTGGTCAGCTTCTGCGGATATTTCCCTTCGGAAGCTCCCAAATACAGTTGCATTGTCTCCATCCAGAAACCGGGACTTCCCGCTTCCGGAGGCTTAATGGCGGGAAGTGTGTTTGGCAAAATTGCAGAAAGAGTATACGCCAAAGATCTCCGTCTGCCAATGGCAAATGCGGTAGATACCAACAGCGTGGTGATCCCCAGCGTGAAAGCGGGAGAAATGAATGATACCAAACGAGTCTTGGATGAATTGAATATTGCCAATCAACCGAAGTTCACCAGCAAAGGCAAGGAGATATGGGGCAGCGCGCATGCGGCACCGAAAAGCGTGATCCTTGAAAGCAGGGATCTGATGCGTGATTTTGTACCAAGCGTTATCGGTATGGGTGCGAAAGATGCCGTTTACCTACTCGAAAGCAAAGGGATAAAAGTACACCTGACGGGCGTAGGTAAAGTTAAAAGCCAGTCGATAGCCAACGGGACAAGGATAAAGAAAGGGCAGACGATCCACTTGGTATTAAGTGAAAAATAAAGAATGAAAAATGAAGGGGCCGGATGGCAACTAAACAAATAAGTAAGAAAGATGAAGTTAAGCGAATTATTAAAAGCTATTCAACCGATACAAGTTGTCGGAGCTTCGGACATAGAAATAACCGGAGTCAACATTGACTCCAGACAAGTGGAAACCGGTCATTTATTCATGGCAATGCGCGGTACGCAGACAGACGGACATACATACATCCCGGCTGCCATCGGAAAAGGTGCCGTTGCCGTACTTTGCGAGGACATGCCGGAGCAACCGGCCGAAGGAATCACCTACATTCAGGTGAAGGATAGCGAAGATGCTACCGGAAAGATTGCCACCCATTTCTATGGCGATCCCACTTCTAAGATAGAACTGGTAGGCGTAACCGGAACAAACGGTAAAACGACAATCGCCACCTTATTATATAATACATTCCGCTATTTCGGTTATAAAGTAGGACTTCTTTCCACTGTATGCAATTATATCGACGATGAAGCTATCCCGACCGAACACACCACTCCCGATCCTATCACGCTGAATCGCTTGTTAGGCAGAATGGCAGACGAAGGCTGCAAATATGTCTTCATGGAAGTTAGTTCCCACTCCATCGCACAGAAACGAATCAGCGGGTTAAAGTTCGCAGGTGGCATATTCACCAACCTGACGCGCGATCATCTGGATTATCATAAAACGGTGGAGAACTACCTGAAAGCCAAGAAGAAGTTCTTCGACGATATGCCCAAGAATGCATTCAGCCTGACCAACCTGGACGATAAGAACGGTTTGGTAATGACCCAGAACACCCGTTCGCGCGTATATACCTATTCATTAAGAAGTTTGAGTGACTTTAAAGGCCGTATACTGGAATCCCATTTCGAGGGGATGTTATTGGACTTCAACAACCACGAGCTAGCCGTACAATTCATCGGCAAGTTCAACGCCTCTAACCTGCTGGCTGTATTCGGTGCCGCTGTATTGCTCGGCAAGAAGGAAGAAGACGTATTAGTTGCCCTCAGCACCCTGCATCCGGTAGCCGGACGTTTTGACGCAATACGTTCCCCGAAAGGTTTTACAGCCATCGTAGATTATGCACACACCCCGGATGCATTGGTCAACGTACTCAATGCCATCCACGGTGTACTCGAAAGAAAAGGAAAAGTGATCACCGTAGTCGGTGCCGGTGGTAACCGCGATAAAGGAAAACGTCCTATCATGGCCAAGGAAGCAGCCAACGCAAGCGACCGCGTCATCATCACCTCGGACAATCCCCGTTTCGAAGAGCCACAAGATATCATCAACGACATGCTGGCAGGTCTCGATGCCGAAGACAGGAAAAAAACAATCAGCATCACCGACCGCAAGGAGGCCATCCGTACCGCCTGTATGCTGGCGGAAAAAGGAGATGTAATCCTCGTAGCCGGAAAAGGTCACGAGAATTATCAGGAAATAAAAGGAGTGAAACATCATTTTGATGATAAGGAAATATTAAAACAGTTGTTTAGCGAGGAGTAAAAAATTCATGTTATATTATCTATTTGAATGGCTACATAAACTAAACTTCCCCGGTGCGGGAATGTTTGGATATACATCTTTCAGGGCATTGATGGCTATCATCCTGGCATTGCTTATTTCAAGCATATGGGGTGACAGGTTCATCCATATGCTGAAGAAGAAACAGATTACGGAAACGCAACGGGATGCCAAGATTGACCCATTCGGTGTAAACAAAGTGGGTGTGCCCAGCATGGGAGGTATCATCATCATAGTTGCAATCCTGATACCTTGTTTATTGTTGGGTAAACTGAACAACGTCTACATGCTCCTGATGCTGATTACGACCGTATGGCTCGGAACACTCGGTTTTTTAGACGATTATATCAAGATATTCAAAAAAGACAAGGAAGGTCTCCACGGTAAATTCAAGATCATCGGTCAAGTGGGATTGGGACTGATCGTAGGGTTGACTCTCTATCTGAGCCCTGATGTCGTGATCCGCGAAAACATCGAAGTGTTGAA encodes:
- a CDS encoding FtsL-like putative cell division protein, with the protein product MEKEEEKTNKAGKKKKRTSFKSILGGDILATDFFRRQTRLIVLIMVFVIFYIHNRYASQQQQIEIDRLKQELIDIKYDALTRSSELMEKSRQSRIEEYISTKESDLQTSTHPPYLIEN
- a CDS encoding penicillin-binding protein; its protein translation is MTRYFFVILLMGLIGVAIVVKAGITMFAERQYWQDVADRFVKENVTVKPNRGNIISADGKLMASSLPEYRIYMDFKAGAPAKIDSLKKHMNEICEGLHQIFPDKSAAEFKAHLQKGMKKGSRNYLIYPKRISYIQYKEAKRLPVFNMNKYKGGFHELAYNQRKKPFGSLAARTLGDLYADTAQGAKNGIELAFDTLLKGRDGITHRQKVMNKYLNIVDIPPVDGCDLISTIDVGMQDICEKALVDKLQEINATVGVAVLMEVATGEVKAIVNMMKGVDGGYYEMRNNAISDMLEPGSTFKTASIMVALEDGYITPDYEVDTGNGIKMMYGRPMKDHNWYRGGYGRINVTRILEVSSNVGTSSIIDQFYHSNPQKFVDGLKRMSIDQPLHLQIAGEGKPNIKGPKERYFAKTTLPWMSIGYETQVPPMNILTFYNAIANNGVMVRPKFVKAAMKDGEIVEEFPTEVINPKICSDRTLQQIHEILYKVVHQGLAKPAGSKQFSVSGKTGTAQISQGAAGYKTGRTNYLVSFCGYFPSEAPKYSCIVSIQKPGLPASGGLMAGSVFGKIAERVYAKDLRLPMANAVDTNSVVIPSVKAGEMNDTKRVLDELNIANQPKFTSKGKEIWGSAHAAPKSVILESRDLMRDFVPSVIGMGAKDAVYLLESKGIKVHLTGVGKVKSQSIANGTRIKKGQTIHLVLSEK
- a CDS encoding UDP-N-acetylmuramoyl-L-alanyl-D-glutamate--2,6-diaminopimelate ligase, which encodes MKLSELLKAIQPIQVVGASDIEITGVNIDSRQVETGHLFMAMRGTQTDGHTYIPAAIGKGAVAVLCEDMPEQPAEGITYIQVKDSEDATGKIATHFYGDPTSKIELVGVTGTNGKTTIATLLYNTFRYFGYKVGLLSTVCNYIDDEAIPTEHTTPDPITLNRLLGRMADEGCKYVFMEVSSHSIAQKRISGLKFAGGIFTNLTRDHLDYHKTVENYLKAKKKFFDDMPKNAFSLTNLDDKNGLVMTQNTRSRVYTYSLRSLSDFKGRILESHFEGMLLDFNNHELAVQFIGKFNASNLLAVFGAAVLLGKKEEDVLVALSTLHPVAGRFDAIRSPKGFTAIVDYAHTPDALVNVLNAIHGVLERKGKVITVVGAGGNRDKGKRPIMAKEAANASDRVIITSDNPRFEEPQDIINDMLAGLDAEDRKKTISITDRKEAIRTACMLAEKGDVILVAGKGHENYQEIKGVKHHFDDKEILKQLFSEE